One segment of Alnus glutinosa chromosome 2, dhAlnGlut1.1, whole genome shotgun sequence DNA contains the following:
- the LOC133860884 gene encoding 1-aminocyclopropane-1-carboxylate oxidase 3: MANFPVINMEKLNGEERAATMASINDACENWGFFELINHSIPHEFMDKVERLAKEHYKKCMEQRFKELVASKALEGVEAEINDMDWESTFHVRHLPHSNLSEIPDLEDEYRKVIKEFALKLEKLAEELLDLLCENLGLEKGYLKKAFYGSKGPTFGTKVSNYPPCPQPDLIKGLRAHTDAGGIILLFQDDKVSGLQLLKDGQWIDVPPMRHSIVINLGDQLEVITNGKYKSVLHRVIAQTDGNRMSIASFYNPGSDAVIYPAPKMVEKETEEKNVYPKFVFEDYMKLYAGLKFQAKEPRFELMKTMEANVKLDPIATA, encoded by the exons ATGGCCAACTTCCCAGTTATCAACATGGAGAAGCTAAATGGGGAGGAGAGAGCAGCAACCATGGCGAGCATCAATGATGCATGCGAAAACTGGGGTTTCTTTGAG TTAATAAATCACAGCATACCCCATGAATTTATGGACAAAGTGGAGAGGTTGGCGAAGGAGCACTACAAGAAGTGCATGGAGCAGAGGTTCAAGGAACTGGTGGCAAGCAAGGCTCTAGAGGGTGTGGAGGCTGAGATCAATGACATGGATTGGGAGAGCACCTTCCACGTGCGTCATCTCCCCCACTCAAATCTTTCCGAGATCCCAGATCTTGAAGATGAATACAG GAAGGTGATTAAGGAATTTGCATTGAAGTTGGAAAAGCTAGCAGAGGAACTCTTAGACCTGTTATGTGAGAATCTTGGACTAGAGAAGGGTTACCTGAAAAAGGCCTTCTACGGATCAAAGGGTCCAACTTTTGGCACCAAGGTTAGCAACTACCCTCCATGTCCCCAGCCGGACCTCATCAAGGGTCTCCGGGCTCACACAGACGCCGGCGGCATCATCCTGCTGTTCCAGGATGACAAGGTCAGCGGCCTCCAGCTGCTCAAAGATGGGCAGTGGATCGACGTGCCCCCTATGCGCCACTCCATTGTCATTAACCTTGGCGACCAGCTCGAG GTGATCACCAATGGGAAGTACAAGAGTGTGCTGCACAGAGTGATAGCACAAACAGATGGGAACAGAATGTCAATAGCTTCATTCTACAACCCTGGGAGTGATGCTGTTATCTATCCAGCCCCAAAAATGGTGGAGAAGGAGACAGAGGAGAAGAATGTGTACCCTAAATTTGTGTTTGAAGACTACATGAAGCTGTATGCTGGGCTCAAGTTCCAGGCCAAGGAGCCAAGATTTGAACTCATGAAGACCATGGAAGCTAATGTTAAGCTGGATCCAAttgcaacagcttga
- the LOC133861321 gene encoding uncharacterized protein LOC133861321: MEGGDYRRRWTSLKHRLGFKGMGCCGATWRPTSSTLTIMEALQEEQHMEQVELVSTVNHAPAPAVMNLAMALAAERNSRDENAGPPTEVKSLMRLIEETDGVDWRKKRRRDKGVDGDWLCCVCMERSKGAAFIPCGHTFCRVCSREMWVNRGSCPLCNRSILEILDIF, from the coding sequence ATGGAGGGTGGAGATTACAGGAGAAGGTGGACCAGTCTAAAGCATCGGCTAGGATTCAAGGGGATGGGCTGCTGTGGTGCCACGTGGAGACCCACTTCTTCTACTTTGACCATCATGGAGGCCCTCCAAGAAGAACAACACATGGAACAAGTGGAACTAGTCAGCACCGTGAATCATGCTCCGGCACCGGCGGTTATGAACCTAGCAATGGCATTAGCGGCGGAGCGCAATTCGCGGGATGAGAATGCGGGACCCCCCACCGAAGTTAAGTCTTTGATGAGATTGATTGAAGAAACGGACGGTGTCGATTggaggaagaaaaggaggagggACAAAGGAGTGGACGGTGATTGGCTGTGCTGCGTGTGCATGGAGAGGAGTAAAGGTGCGGCTTTTATTCCCTGTGGGCACACCTTTTGTAGGGTTTGCTCGAGGGAGATGTGGGTCAACCGTGGGTCTTGTCCTCTTTGCAACCGTTCGATCCTCGAGATCCTTGATATCTTTTGA